The Lytechinus pictus isolate F3 Inbred chromosome 15, Lp3.0, whole genome shotgun sequence genome contains a region encoding:
- the LOC129277968 gene encoding tektin-like protein 1, whose amino-acid sequence MMSTRTRTQMPLATATVGPQSWSDATVNEIKISQAAVEKTDTGQEAGRSFDALPSLRDNCAQQSNTVVHQYVRECRISLVKLRDSFLETNEEVKSLLRGKEALEKKLEHIRKDIALNKMSTEIRSTRPSRERGRDGADDVVEKEFRHLHQLKKALELQLRSVQKQLQVLDQCRKRLSAVIQERNRVLDLLCHAVSSVNGRASRNSGRISRQEKTMTFGGNGTGYTRQINLNVSELLGARTSPPDGEERNGSNTPPPDPLGPFTPEAAASIAQAREARQRSQVLRKEIRDAIENTQQLQQAAHRAVNGSLNQKVAETVTLKQHLTVAAGENRHSIHRAQRWYDSTEKALGYTIGPEMQSDLETREKLTRPLVRVYQRHPGTNLPEAQDIIKGAAGLDESLLKTSRNIGLLQMAQGRLQGDIRHKHAGASVDSSIVRMRRRLANHRWVMGSV is encoded by the exons ATGATGTCCACTCGCACTCGTACCCAAATGCCCCTTGCCACGGCGACGGTCGGCCCACAAAGCTGGAGCGATGCTACGGTGAATGAGATTAAAATTTCACAAGCGGCTGTGGAAAAAACAGACACGGGCCAAGAAGCCGGACGTTCTTTCGATGCCTTGCCATCCCTTCGAGATAATTGTGCTCAGCAAAGTAATACAGTCGTTCACCAGTATGTCAGGGAATGCAGAATATCACTTGTCAAACTTCGGGACAGTTTTCTTGAAACCAATGAGGAAGTCAAAAGTTTATTACGCGGGAAGGAGGCGCTGGAAAAGAAACTGGAACACATTCGAAAAGACATTGCACTCAATAAGATGAGCACAGAAATCAGAAGCACAAGACCGTCAAGAGAAAGG GGAAGAGATGGTGCAGATGACGTAGTGGAGAAAGAATTCCGACATCTCCATCAACTTAAAAAGGCTCTAGAATTGCAACTACGCTCAGTTCAAAAACAACTTCAG GTCCTAGATCAGTGCAGGAAGCGACTTAGTGCTGTCATCCAAGAAAGAAACAGGGTCCTAGACCTACTTTGCCATGCCGTCTCCTCTGTCAACGGGCGTGCTTCTCGTAACAGTGGACGCATCTCCCGTCAAGAGAAGACTATGACCTTTGGTGGCAATGGGACAGGCTACACTCGTCAGATCAACCTGAATGTTTCAGAGTTGCTTGGTGCGAGAACGTCGCCTCCTGATGGAGAGGAACGAAACGGCTCCAATACACCCCCTCCAGATCCCTTAGGCCCGTTCACCCCAGAAGCAGCTGCTTCTATTGCTCAGGCCAGGGAAGCACGCCAGCGCTCACAAGTCCTCCGCAAGGAAATCCGTGATGCCATTGAGAATACTCAGCAGTTGCAGCAGGCTGCACACAGGGCTGTTAATGGTAGTCTTAATCAGAAGGTTGCCGAAACTGTCACACTGAAG CAACATCTGACTGTAGCGGCTGGTGAGAACCGTCATTCCATCCATCGTGCCCAGCGTTGGTATGACTCTACAGAGAAGGCCCTAGGCTACACCATTGGACCTGAGATGCAGTCTGACTTGGAGACCAGGGAGAAACTAACCCGTCCTCTGGTCCGGGTCTACCAGCGACATCCGGGCACCAACCTACCAGAAGCACAAGATATTATCAAG GGTGCTGCCGGCCTAGACGAATCACTACTCAAGACAAGTCGTAATATCGGTCTCCTTCAAATGGCACAGGGTCGTCTCCAAGGCGATATTAGGCACAAGCACGCCGGTGCCAGTGTCGACTCCTCAATCGTCCGGATGCGACGTCGCCTTGCCAACCACAGATGGGTGATGGGAAGCGTTTGA